From a region of the Helianthus annuus cultivar XRQ/B chromosome 5, HanXRQr2.0-SUNRISE, whole genome shotgun sequence genome:
- the LOC110942067 gene encoding photosynthetic NDH subunit of lumenal location 3, chloroplastic yields MAPTANLNQIFSTFPAIPKLSGDKVPRTDVAAASLARNKADESVDYTLKPTRRLALGIGTIGLFANSNVAVSLAEDNGLWLTGPIPIPRATNMINNVETGTRSFLKTGVYIADIGTKGRQFRLKKYAFDLLALGDLIGKDAWNYVRKYLRLKSTFMYFDFDKVISAATPDDKPPLLDLANRLFNTVEKLEDAVKQKDLPQTEALYKDTTVILQEVMTRMA; encoded by the exons ATGGCTCCAACGGCAAACTTGAACCAAATTTTCAGCACTTTTCCGGCCATCCCGAAGCTCTCCGGTGACAAAGTACCCCGCACGGATGTGGCTGCCGCCAGTTTGGCCCGAAACAAGGCGGATGAAAGTGTAGACTACACATTAAAACCAACAAGAAGACTAGCATTAGGCATTGGCACCATTGGACTCTTTGCCAATTCTAATGTTGCAGTCTCGCTAGCCGAAGACAACGGTTTATGGCTCACCGGACCCATACCGATACCACGGGCAACCAATA TGATCAATAATGTGGAAACGGGTACCCGGTCTTTTCTCAAAACGGGTGTGTATATAGCGGATATTGGGACTAAAGGAAGACAGTTTCGGCTAAAGAAGTATGCATTTGATCTTCTAGCATTGGGAGACTTAATAGGGAAAGATGCATGGAACTATGTTAGAAAGTATCTTCGATTAAAGTCAACATTCATGTACTTTGACTTTGATAAAGTCATCTCGGCTGCCACACCCGACGATAAGCCACCACTCCTTGATCTTGCTAACAGATTGTTCAATACCGTCGAAAAG CTGGAAGACGCGGTGAAACAAAAGGATCTTCCTCAAACCGAAGCATTGTATAAGGACACGACAGTTATTCTTCAAGAAGTTATGACTAGAATGGCGTAA
- the LOC110942066 gene encoding autophagy-related protein 18f, which translates to MRKIDQKQRGGGGGNNGFIPSSIRSFSSYLRIVSSGASTVASTVRSAASTIVDRDADAVPDQVLWAGFDKLESEDGISRCVLLLGYQYGFQVWDVEDANNVRNIVSRYDGAVTFMQILPKPVVSNSNDHPLLVLCADRSFSAGGNARAGPTVSSNGNTKHNNDQTNGGYAPTVVWFYSFKSQSYIKELKFRSVVYSVRCSSRIVAVLQAAQVHCFDVATLEREYTILTNPIVTSSTRFENIGLGPLAMGPRWIAYSGSMVPSPNTCISPQHLTRPKTSAASGSNGSIVAHYAKQSSKQLAVGIVTLGDIGYKKLSRYYSEFLPDGNISQVNDTGRKDLGNSNGRLPDTENVGMVIVRDVVSKSVITQFKAHDSPIASLCFDPSGILLVTASVHGHSFNVFRITPGPANGTSYTHLYRLQRGFTNAVIQDISFSVDSRWITISSSRGTSHLFAISPSGDPVNMQSAEEFLTTSDQERAYDAANKPPVTLSAVSRIRSGNSGWRNVVNGAAVAASGRMNSCSGVIASTFHKCKSNNLDSDSGHTLSKYHMLVFSSSGCVIQYALRFSSELDTVYESSSPDNVSKLIVEPIQKWNVCNKQNRREREENIDIYGENAHLDNRKVFPERTENGSVDYFEGATKIKKESVVLEEKNHVYISEAELQMHAFQTPLWAKPQICFQSLTIDDINVDGEENLSGELEIEKISTRTVEAKSRYLVPAVDYLQGPKAQIARDPAIDNNNNVVYEHEKPFSHKTHIETDGGHDNGDEETGEDDAGQMPVKDTDGDVNSDSRPISHTLPETVVDNREHSVSETRSELVNSNIGQTLENHFEDQGAEFD; encoded by the exons ATGAGGAAGATTGATCAGAAGCaacgtggtggtggtggtgggaacAATGGGTTTATACCGAGTTCGATTCGGTCATTTTCGAGTTATTTGAGGATTGTGTCGTCCGGTGCATCCACCGTTGCGTCTACTGTTCGGTCCGCGGCTTCTACGATTGTGGACCGGGATGCGGATGCAGTTCCTGATCAG GTGCTATGGGCCGGGTTTGACAAGTTGGAAAGCGAGGATGGCATTTCACGCTGCGTGCTATTACTCGGGTATCAATACGGTTTCCAAGTGTGGGACGTCGAAGACGCAAACAATGTGCGCAACATAGTCTCAAGATACGACGGTGCCGTTACCTTTATGCAAATACTGCCAAAACCAGTTGTATCGAACTCAAACGATCACCCTCTGCTGGTACTTTGTGCAGACCGGTCGTTTTCTGCCGGTGGAAATGCTCGGGCTGGGCCCACCGTTTCTAGCAACGGAAACACGAAACATAATAACGATCAAACAAACGGTGGCTATGCGCCTACAGTTGTATGGTTCTATTCGTTCAAATCTCAATCGTATATAAAAGAATTGAAGTTCAGATCGGTTGTTTACTCTGTTCGATGCAGTTCCCGCATTGTTGCGGTTTTACAAGCAGCACAG GTACATTGTTTCGATGTTGCAACGCTAGAACGCGAGTACACTATTCTCACGAATCCGATAGTAACGAGCTCCACGCGGTTTGAAAACATCGGGCTAGGCCCACTTGCTATGGGCCCGAGATGGATCGCTTACAGTGGCAGTATGGTGCCATCACCTAACACATGTATTAGCCCGCAACATCTTACGCGCCCCAAAACGTCTGCCGCTTCGGGCTCAAATGGGAGCATTGTCGCACACTATGCGAAACAATCGAGCAAGCAGCTTGCTGTCGGGATTGTTACACTCGGGGATATCGGTTATAAGAAGCTTTCGAGATATTACTCGGAGTTTTTACCCGACGGTAATATTTCACAAGTCAATGACACGGGACGGAAGGATCTTGGAAACTCTAATGGCCGTTTACCTGATACAGAAAACGTCGGAATG GTGATTGTCAGAGATGTTGTGAGCAAATCGGTAATCACGCAATTTAAGGCGCATGATAGTCCGATCGCATCTTTATGTTTCGATCCCAGCGGTATTTTACTGGTGACAGCTTCGGTTCACGGTCATAGTTTTAACGTATTCCGTATCACACCGGGACCCGCAAACGGCACGTCTTACACACATCTTTACAGGCTTCAACGTGGGTTTACAAACGCGGTCATACAGGACATAAGTTTTAGTGTCGATAGCCGTTGGATCACCATAAGTTCGTCACGAGGAACTAGCCATCTTTTTGCTATATCTCCGTCAGGGGACCCGGTTAATATGCAATCCGCTGAAGAGTTTTTAACTACTAGCGATCAAGAACGCGCTTACGATGCCGCCAATAAGCCGCCGGTTACGCTCTCCGCCGTCAGCAGAATAAGAAGCGGAAACAGCGGGTGGAGAAACGTGGTGAACGGGGCGGCAGTGGCGGCATCCGGTAGGATGAATTCGTGTTCCGGAGTCATCGCATCAACTTTCCATAAATGCAAGAGTAACAATCTCGATTCCGATTCGGGTCACACGTTATCGAAATACCATATGCTTGTTTTTTCGTCTTCTGGTTGTGTGATACAGTACGCGTTGCGATTCTCATCTGAATTAGATACCGTATATGAATCATCGTCACCTGATAATGTATCAAAATTAATAGTTGAGCCGATTCAGAAGTGGAATGTTTGTAATAAACAGAACCGAAGGGAACGAGAAGAAAATATCGACATTTATGGCGAAAACGCGCATTTAGACAATAGAAAAGTATTCCCTGAAAGAACCGAAAATGGAAGTGTTGATTATTTCGAAGGTGCGACTAAAATCAAGAAAGAAAGTGTTGTTCTTGAGGAAAAAAACCATGTTTATATTTCTGAAGCCGAATTACAGATGCACGCGTTTCAGACCCCGCTATGGGCAAAACCGCAG ATTTGTTTTCAGTCTTTAACGATAGATGATATTAATGTGGACGGGGAAGAGAATTTAAGCGGCGAATTGGAGATTGAGAAGATTTCAACTCGTACGGTTGAAGCTAAATCTCGATATTTGGTTCCGGCTGTTGATTATCTTCAAGGACCTAAGGCTCAAATCGCAAG AGATCCGGCTATAGATAACAACAATAACGTGGTCTATGAACACGAGAAGCCGTTTTCACACAAGACCCACATTGAAACAGACGGTGGACATGACAACGGCGATGAAGAAACCGGGGAGGATGATGCTGGTCAAATGCCGGTAAAAGATACCGATGGCGATGTAAATAGTGACAGCCGTCCAATATCTCACACTCTCCCGGAGACTGTTGTAGATAACAGAGAACACTCGGTGAGTGAGACCCGTTCGGAGCTTGTAAATAGTAACATAGGTCAGACACTTGAGAACCACTTTGAAGATCAAGGCGCCGAGTTCGATTAA